In one Leishmania major strain Friedlin complete genome, chromosome 13 genomic region, the following are encoded:
- a CDS encoding putative 60S ribosomal protein L18, giving the protein MGVDLTGISKKSRVIRHHTYSTNPYIKLLIKLYKFLAKRTSSGFNKVVYQRLIKSRSNRAPISLSRIAVVMKRKAVFTAKSKAAPIAVVVGDVLDDVRMARIPAMRVCALRFSKSARQSIVAAGGECLTFDQLAMIAPTGKNTYLLRGRKSGRESVRHFGASGVPGSHSKPYATNRGKETKRGRRTGRSYKRKAFRHV; this is encoded by the coding sequence atGGGCGTCGATCTGACTGGCATCTCCAAGAAGAGTCGTGTGATTCGCCATCACACGTACTCGACGAACCCCTACATCAAGCTGCTGATCAAGCTGTACAAGTTCCTCGCGAAGCGCACGAGCTCTGGCTTCAACAAGGTTGTGTACCAGCGCCTGATCAAGAGCCGCAGCAACCGCGCCCCGATCTCGCTGagccgcatcgccgtcgtcatgAAGCGCAAGGCTGTCTTCACCGCGAAGAGCAAGGCGGCCCCGATCGCCGTCGTGGTCGGTGACGTCCTGGATGATGTGCGCATGGCCCGCATCCCCgcgatgcgcgtctgcgcccTGCGCTTCTCCAAGAGCGCGCGCCAGagcatcgtcgccgccggcggtgaGTGCCTGACCTTCGACCAGCTTGCCATGATTGCTCCCACTGGCAAGAACACGTACCTGCTGCGTGGTCGCAAGTCTGGCCGCGAGTCGGTGCGCCACTTCGGCGCCTCTGGCGTGCCCGGCAGCCACTCGAAGCCTTATGCGACCAACCGCGGCAAGGAGACgaagcgcggccgccgcacgGGCCGCTCGTACAAGCGCAAGGCCTTCCGCCACGTCTAA
- a CDS encoding putative 40S ribosomal protein S12, with protein MAEETVRVEVPAVEENVVVDVAPESLEDAVRIVIQKSLEANGLVRGLSEVARTLDCKTAHMCILADDCEDEEYKKLVTALAKQGNIDLINVEEREKLAQWAGLVRRDVAGEVTKTLKCSSVAIRDFGERTKALDYLLSQLH; from the coding sequence ATGGCTGAGGAAACCGTCCGTGTTGAAGTCCCTGCGGTAGAGGAGAACGTCGTGGTTGATGTCGCCCCGGAAAGCTTGGAGGATGCCGTCCGTATTGTGATCCAGAAGTCGCTCGAGGCCAATGGCCTCGTCCGCGGCCTCTCTGAGGTGGCCCGCACCCTGGACTGCAAGACGGCGCACATGTGCATTCTGGCTGATGACTGCGAGGATGAGGAGTACAAGAAGCTTGTCACCGCGCTCGCCAAGCAGGGCAACATCGATCTGATCAACGTTGAGGAGCGCGAGAAGCTCGCCCAATGGGCCGGCCTCGTGCGCCGCGATGTGGCCGGTGAGGTGACCAAGACTCTCAAGTGCTCCTCGGTCGCCATTCGCGACTTCGGTGAGCGCACCAAGGCTCTGGACTACCTGCTGTCTCAGCTGCACTAA
- a CDS encoding actyltransferase-like protein has translation MASTANASVDGSCPAMRDAADEALWAKLDEVQKLLANRSDAKELFTKYTVLRSVVGEVKPVFADSVRTRVKVFCEEPSFAAPEECDDFEPVSLHVVAYLNYKLFMEEMKELMVQARLLKSIGMEGSGLRFQRREQNIVAPGNEPRTGSSSKPSAQVSMHKPSYRPATLIPVGTLRLRRVSKASGAGKLTEVVAKIERVCVVKSARCFDVGRTLMRAAEKIARDAFHVRWALTYAQLSSKDFYTKAGYTPKDGRACMDLHMPHVVMVKCLVDASM, from the coding sequence ATGGCCTCCACTGCGAATGCCAGCGTGGATGGCTCGTGCCCCGCGATGCGGGACGCCGCTGATGAGGCGCTGTGGGCAAAGCTGGATGAGGTGCAGAAGCTGCTCGCGAATAGGTCGGACGCGAAGGAACTCTTCACCAAGTACACGGTGCTCCGCTCCGTGGTGGGCGAGGTGAAGCCCGTCTTCGCCGACTCGGTGCGCACACGGGTGAAGGTGTTCTGCGAGGAGCCGTCCTTTGCCGCCCCAGAAGAGTGCGACGACTTCGAGCCGGTCTCGCTGCACGTTGTGGCTTACTTAAACTACAAGCTCTTTATGGAGGAGATGAAGGAGCTGATGGTGCAGGCGCGGCTGTTGAAGAGTATCGGGATGGAGGGGTCAGGGCTGCGGTTCCAGCGCCGCGAGCAAAACATCGTTGCGCCGGGCAACGAGCCGCGCActggaagcagcagcaagccaTCTGCCCAGGTGTCAATGCACAAGCCGAGCTACCGCCCTGCGACCCTCATCCCCGTTGgcacgctgcggctgcgtcgggTCTCGAAGGCGTCGGGGGCAGGAAAGCTTACGGAGGTGGTTGCCAAGATcgagcgcgtgtgcgttgtcAAGAGCGCTCGCTGCTTCGACGTCGGTCGGACTTTGATGAGAGCCGCCGAGAAGATCGCCCGGGACGCTTTCCACGTCCGCTGGGCCCTTACATACGCGCAGCTGAGCTCCAAGGATTTTTACACCAAGGCCGGCTACACACCGAAGGAcgggcgtgcgtgcatggACTTACATATGCCGCATGTTGTGATGGTCAAGTGCTTGGTGGATGCCTCGATGTGA